GTGGAAAGAGTGCAAACTGTTTTAATAGATGTTAATGATATGTCTGCTGACGCTAAATCTATGATTCAAAATTTGCGTGGGCATATTATTGATAGTAGTCAAGGTTTCAACAAAGACTATCAAGAAGATTATCAGAAGACGAAACAAGTAGCTAACCATGTAGAAGGATTAATTAAAATTCCAGAACAAAAAATACTAATACAGAAAATGATTGAAGCTGTTGAGAACTATAATGAATATGGTAATCAAGCTATTAATTTAGTCAATCAAGGTAAACAAGCAGAAGCAGTAAAGCTATTTAAGGCAGGCACAGGTACGCGGTTTGCCCAAGAATTTGATGAATTGCAAACTAAATTTAAGGAGCGGGAAGAAGCTGTTCTTAAGCAAGAAACTCAAGCATCTAAGGCAGCTTTAAGTCAAATGTTAACAGTATTAATATTAGGTTCAATACTATTAATATTATTAGCTACTGCGACGGCTTTATTTATTTCTTCGGGAATCACACATACAATTAATCAAGCAGTAAATGCGATCGCATCCTCTTCCACAGAAATAGCCGCTACTATTGAACAGCAGGAACACACAGCCGCCCATCAAGCAAGTGCTGTTAATCAAACTACTACTACAATGGATGAATTAGGAAGCTCATCCCGTATATCTGCCGAGCAAGCAGAAGTAGCCGCAGCTAGCGCTCAACAGGTGTTAACACTTGCTGAAACAGGTAACGCAGCAGTTAATTATACTTTAGAAGACATGGCGGTGCTAAAAGATAAAGTAGAAGCGATCGCTAACCAAATCCTTGAATTAAGTGAACAAACAAATCAGATTGGTAGTATCTCGACCTTAGTCAAAGATTTAGCAAATCAAACCAATATGTTAGCGTTAAATGCAGCCATAGAAGCTGTACGCGCAGGAGAACATGGTAAAGGTTTTGCAGTCGTAGCTGGAGAAATTCGTAAACTTGCAGAACAAAGTAAACATTCTACTGACAGAATTAATACCTTAGTTAGCACAATTCAAAATGCAATTCAGGTAACAGTAAATGTTACAAACGAGGGTACCAAAAAGGTAGAGCAAGGTGTTAAAACTGCTGAAGGTACTGCCTTAACTTTTGCTCGCGTAGCTGATGCAGTTAAAAGTGTCGTTACCAGTAGCCAACAAATTTCCCTTACTGCTAAACAACAAGCGATCGCCATTCAACAAGTAGTTGATTCTATGAATAGTATTAATCAAGGGGCAATTGAAAATGCTAGTGGTATTAACCAAACAAAAATCGGTACTCAAAAACTAAATGAAGCTGCTTTAAATCTGCAAGCAGTTGTTTAATTTTTACTAAATTTGAGCTTCCTGAATAAGCTGATTGTTTTTTCGTGAAAATCTCATATCCTCTTGCTCCCCTCCTCGTTAACGGGGAGGGGTTGGGGGTGGGGTTATCCTAGAGTATCGAGTAGTTTTTTATACGCGATCGCTCTTTACAAAGCTTTCCTGCGCCCAACTACCGTGCAACCCATAAGGGATATGATGCTTCAAGTGTAATCTGGCAACTGCACCTTGATTTAAATCACGCCCATCTAAAATCACCACATCCGAACGGTGGCGGGATGAATCATAAACCACAGTTAGCACCCAACCATCATCTTCTGCACTAGCACCAGCGCGAGGAACAAATACTGGTTCACTCACAAATCCTTCAGGTGCAGCACTCCAAAGTTGCCTTTCACCAGTCTCAAAATCAGCTTTCAATATTGCCTGTAAAGGAGCATTACCACTCTGATTATGAGCCGCACCCATAAATACATAACGGTAAGGTCTTCCCATGTGTGAGGGATGGATAAAAGGAAACTCACAACAACGATTTTCCAACCGTTGACGCTCTACTGTTTCATTCTCTAAATTAATCGTAAACCGCCACAATTGACCTGGTGATAAAGCATCAAACTTTACATCTCTAAAATCCGAATTTGGTTCGACTTCTGGGAAAGATTGATAGCAAATTGAGTCAATATAAATTTGCCCATCCTGTTCAAAAGCATTGGCATGGTGGAACACAAAACCTGATTTTGTCTCCAACATCTGCACCCCGCTTGTTCCCCCTTTAGGAAGCACAGTATTATTGCGGGGAATCACAATAATCTTAGTTGATTGTTCAGGATGAAATTTAATACACTCAGCAGCACCACGCAACCCTAAAACATAAGGCAAGGGATTGAGGCTAACAGGATTTTGGAAAAATATGCAGTAATTGGGTGTAATGGCAAAATCGTGAATAAAAGCAAACCCAGGAATACTATGGGCGTGTTGTTCCACTACCTTGCCATTAATATCTAATTCATAAATAGTAATAGTGGTAGAAAGCCCAGGCTTAATAGAAAAGTTAACTAGGCGCGGAGTTCCGTCTTTACTACTAGGATCAATCCGAGGATGAGCGGCAAAAGCATCACCCTCATCTAAAACACCGTCAAGATAATCTAATCCTAGTGTTTCTAAGGTGTAAGGATCTAACCTATGAGGTTCTGCTGCTTCCCACAGCGCAAGTAATTTACCACCCCAGTAAATTATTTGAGTATTAGCAATATTTTTCTTTCTGAGATCAAAAGCATTATTCAGAACACCGCCTGGTTTCTGAGTACCAAAAACCCCACGATAGAGAATTTTGCCTGCTGCTTGTTCTTCTACAAAGCCTTGGGTACGCACAAAGCGGTTACGGAAGTGAGCGCGACCTTCTGAGAATGCGATCGCACTAATCATTCCGTCTCCATCAAAGGGATGATGAATACGTTCACCATTAATATCTAGTAAACCAGGGCCATTACGGAACAAAGTCCCATTCAGTTCTGCTGGAATTTGCCCCTCTACATCATCAATCCAATAATCATATTCATCTTTCTGAGATTGGTAGCCTTTTGCCCATCCTTGAGCGTTAAACGATAGCGCATCAGTAGGTACTGCAAAACTTTCTTTGATTGGTATGCTCTGCATTGGTAATCACCTGTATTATTAGTTTTCTAAAGTTTTATAAGTATCGCTCTATCTGTAGGGTGCGTTAGGCTTCGCTAACGCACCCTACCCACTTATGCGATCAGCTAAATGTAGTGTGACCATCTTGGTCACGCTGGGCTTTCTGCCTAAGTCCTGTGATAACTGATAGCGGTTCATTCTTCCAATTCTCTTACCCTGGAAGTTCGGATAAATTCTGGTAAAAAATCCGGTAAGAAAGGCTGATCTGAGGTTTGGGAACCAGTAGCATGATGTTCTATAACTGACGCTGGCGGCAATGACTGAGCAGTTTTTTCAGCAGCAACTGCTGCTTGTGGATCAGATTGAGGTAGCCAGCCTACTAATGGCAAGGGTAAAAGAGTGCTGAGGTTCGTAACGATAACTAATAGCCATAGTCGCTCAAAATTAGTCTCTGTGACACCCATCCAATAGGTGATTAAAGCTCCAAATTCATGAGATAACAGCCCGGCTAAATTATTCACTGACATCAGCAAGGCAAATAAAGTCGCTTCTACTCCAGGTGGACATAAACGCGCAGCTAATACCAACACTGGCATAAATGTAATTTGTCCCATCACTGTTAAAATCAGGCTGTCTCCCAAACTAAACCAGTGATCATCTATACCTAAAGAACGGTTGGCATGGGTAACTAACAATAGAGTTGTCATTCCCAAAGTTGCAGACAGAATAGTTGTCCAGGCAAATATTGTCCTAAAAGGAATTGTTTTTAGAAACCGTTGAAAAGCCCAAACTCCCACCAATGCGGCAATACTTGTGAAAAAACGCACCCGTCCCAAAAATTCTGGCTGAAATCCTAGCTCATTAGTAGTGAAATAAAAGAAGGCTGAATCAGCACTTGGTGTTGCTTGCCAAACAAAGATAAAAGCTGTAGGCAATAAAATAGATTTCTGGCTAACTGCTTTTTTTAACTGCCCTACCTGTTGCCAAACAGTGGATATGTCTGGACGTTTGTTAACTCGTTCTTCGGCAATAAACCAAGCCACCCCTGAGACAATCAGAGGAAAACAAGCGGTAACTCCAAATACAGTTCTGGTACTGAAGTGTTGCAGTAGTAAGCCGCTAGAGTAAGCTGTTAGTAGCCCTCCAACTGCCGATGCTCCCCAACAAAGAGATTGTAGTGAACCTGCAACGCTATGAGATTCTTCTCTAGCTCGTTCTACAACTAAAGAATCTACAATTACATCGCTGACAGCAACAGAAAGAGAACTAAGTGCGATCGCACCCGTAGCTGCCCACGCGCTATCTACAATTGTTGCTAAGGCAGCCCAAGATAATACACCTAGCAACCCTGATAAAATTAGATAGGGGCGACGGCGATAGCCAAATACTGGTAAACCATCAGAGATAAAACCGAATACTGGCTTAATTACCCAAGGTAAAGCAGCAATACCCATTAAAGCGGAA
The sequence above is a segment of the Oculatellaceae cyanobacterium genome. Coding sequences within it:
- a CDS encoding methyl-accepting chemotaxis protein, with translation MFSNLKLKGRLLAGYSIPVVICVGIVGLVYSTASKVFDTFQEVERVQTVLIDVNDMSADAKSMIQNLRGHIIDSSQGFNKDYQEDYQKTKQVANHVEGLIKIPEQKILIQKMIEAVENYNEYGNQAINLVNQGKQAEAVKLFKAGTGTRFAQEFDELQTKFKEREEAVLKQETQASKAALSQMLTVLILGSILLILLATATALFISSGITHTINQAVNAIASSSTEIAATIEQQEHTAAHQASAVNQTTTTMDELGSSSRISAEQAEVAAASAQQVLTLAETGNAAVNYTLEDMAVLKDKVEAIANQILELSEQTNQIGSISTLVKDLANQTNMLALNAAIEAVRAGEHGKGFAVVAGEIRKLAEQSKHSTDRINTLVSTIQNAIQVTVNVTNEGTKKVEQGVKTAEGTALTFARVADAVKSVVTSSQQISLTAKQQAIAIQQVVDSMNSINQGAIENASGINQTKIGTQKLNEAALNLQAVV
- a CDS encoding carotenoid oxygenase family protein, producing MQSIPIKESFAVPTDALSFNAQGWAKGYQSQKDEYDYWIDDVEGQIPAELNGTLFRNGPGLLDINGERIHHPFDGDGMISAIAFSEGRAHFRNRFVRTQGFVEEQAAGKILYRGVFGTQKPGGVLNNAFDLRKKNIANTQIIYWGGKLLALWEAAEPHRLDPYTLETLGLDYLDGVLDEGDAFAAHPRIDPSSKDGTPRLVNFSIKPGLSTTITIYELDINGKVVEQHAHSIPGFAFIHDFAITPNYCIFFQNPVSLNPLPYVLGLRGAAECIKFHPEQSTKIIVIPRNNTVLPKGGTSGVQMLETKSGFVFHHANAFEQDGQIYIDSICYQSFPEVEPNSDFRDVKFDALSPGQLWRFTINLENETVERQRLENRCCEFPFIHPSHMGRPYRYVFMGAAHNQSGNAPLQAILKADFETGERQLWSAAPEGFVSEPVFVPRAGASAEDDGWVLTVVYDSSRHRSDVVILDGRDLNQGAVARLHLKHHIPYGLHGSWAQESFVKSDRV
- a CDS encoding folate/biopterin family MFS transporter; the encoded protein is MVVLADRLSEIKDSTVKKVFFGHEPTPELIAILMVYMVQGILGLARLAVSFFLKDELGLSPAQVSALMGIAALPWVIKPVFGFISDGLPVFGYRRRPYLILSGLLGVLSWAALATIVDSAWAATGAIALSSLSVAVSDVIVDSLVVERAREESHSVAGSLQSLCWGASAVGGLLTAYSSGLLLQHFSTRTVFGVTACFPLIVSGVAWFIAEERVNKRPDISTVWQQVGQLKKAVSQKSILLPTAFIFVWQATPSADSAFFYFTTNELGFQPEFLGRVRFFTSIAALVGVWAFQRFLKTIPFRTIFAWTTILSATLGMTTLLLVTHANRSLGIDDHWFSLGDSLILTVMGQITFMPVLVLAARLCPPGVEATLFALLMSVNNLAGLLSHEFGALITYWMGVTETNFERLWLLVIVTNLSTLLPLPLVGWLPQSDPQAAVAAEKTAQSLPPASVIEHHATGSQTSDQPFLPDFLPEFIRTSRVRELEE